A portion of the Marinobacter alexandrii genome contains these proteins:
- a CDS encoding nuclear transport factor 2 family protein produces MKTTFLIVFASLFASAVCSQSKDETEAVKTVITKLVEGVDKQDGKMLADVFHETSGIFAFTPDGTGMLTVTAEQFAGMHASGKFGGRKRKMEIKGLDINDEGLIASAIVHAYDKKVFYDYRLTLFKIDGKWGIVSFGQRSRKNG; encoded by the coding sequence ATGAAAACTACCTTTTTAATTGTATTTGCTTCTCTTTTTGCTTCAGCAGTATGCTCTCAATCTAAAGATGAAACTGAAGCGGTAAAAACTGTGATAACGAAACTTGTAGAGGGTGTTGACAAACAAGATGGGAAAATGTTAGCAGATGTATTTCATGAGACTTCAGGAATATTTGCTTTTACACCCGATGGTACAGGAATGCTTACTGTGACAGCAGAGCAGTTTGCGGGAATGCATGCTTCAGGAAAGTTTGGAGGGCGTAAGAGGAAAATGGAAATCAAAGGCCTGGACATAAACGACGAAGGCTTAATTGCTTCGGCTATTGTACATGCATATGATAAGAAAGTCTTTTACGATTATCGATTAACGCTATTTAAAATTGATGGTAAGTGGGGAATTGTTTCTTTTGGTCAGCGATCTCGAAAGAACGGTTGA
- a CDS encoding YafY family protein, which produces MNRIDRLNALLIHLQSKPRVILSELEDRFNIGRRTVFRDIRSLIDAGVPIGGDAGEGYFIVEGYHLPPVVFNKEEASAILIGAKFVERSADSHTISEYEKAMYKIKAVLKYSDKEFLDNLDDRIAIRPSPAPQKSADSHIAEIQQAIATNRLISMTYYSQYNDSTTSREVEPLGMVFYSGRWHLIAYCRLRNDLRDFRTDRIQKVKILAEVIDPSRHPNYLDFLNEALLGTDAKEATIICSAMVGRFMGEQKYYQGFVEEKKIEDGRYEMKFTPPYYDYFARWLMMYGKEIEIVSPSELQGIAATLAKELLDHHSVPFFADK; this is translated from the coding sequence ATGAATCGTATTGATCGGCTCAATGCCTTGCTAATTCACCTGCAAAGCAAGCCACGTGTCATCTTATCAGAACTCGAGGATCGTTTTAATATCGGAAGACGAACTGTATTTAGAGATATAAGATCTCTGATTGATGCAGGCGTGCCTATTGGCGGAGATGCAGGAGAAGGTTACTTCATTGTCGAAGGTTATCATCTACCACCGGTGGTCTTTAATAAAGAAGAAGCAAGTGCCATTCTTATAGGAGCCAAATTCGTAGAAAGAAGTGCCGACAGTCACACAATCAGCGAGTATGAAAAAGCAATGTATAAAATCAAGGCTGTCTTGAAATACTCCGATAAAGAGTTTTTGGACAATCTTGACGATAGGATAGCCATAAGACCAAGTCCGGCTCCACAAAAATCCGCTGATTCACACATAGCCGAAATTCAACAAGCTATCGCCACAAATAGATTGATTTCGATGACTTACTATTCTCAGTATAACGACTCTACCACTTCCAGAGAAGTAGAACCACTTGGTATGGTTTTCTACTCCGGTCGCTGGCATCTAATTGCTTATTGTCGTTTACGAAATGACCTAAGGGATTTTAGAACCGATAGAATACAAAAAGTTAAGATACTTGCAGAAGTGATAGATCCCTCTCGGCATCCCAATTACCTTGATTTCCTAAACGAAGCATTATTAGGAACTGATGCTAAAGAAGCTACCATCATTTGTTCTGCAATGGTTGGAAGATTCATGGGAGAACAAAAGTATTACCAAGGCTTTGTAGAAGAAAAAAAAATAGAAGACGGACGATATGAAATGAAATTCACTCCACCCTACTATGATTACTTCGCACGATGGCTTATGATGTATGGCAAAGAAATAGAAATAGTGTCACCATCAGAACTTCAAGGGATTGCCGCCACTCTGGCAAAAGAACTTCTGGATCATCACAGCGTTCCTTTTTTTGCTGATAAATAA
- a CDS encoding GyrI-like domain-containing protein — protein MEATIEKLDLQKSDPNYYKAGKKPDLRDLDSYYYLTLSGRCDPKSDTFLEAIDKLYAVAYSIKFICKSEDMDFVVPKMEGFWWIDGGLKAQHKFAQTPANEWNWKIIIRMPDFVEGDHYYRAVQKVKAKNPDLLDNDEVKYELINEGRCVQGLHIGSFYEEELTIAKIMQYIEENGLEVAGYHHEIYLSDPRRTSEEKLKTILRYAVQ, from the coding sequence ATGGAAGCAACAATTGAAAAACTAGACTTGCAAAAATCAGATCCAAATTATTACAAAGCTGGAAAAAAACCAGACTTAAGAGATCTGGATTCTTACTACTATCTCACACTTTCGGGCCGCTGTGACCCAAAATCGGATACCTTCCTAGAAGCTATTGACAAGTTGTACGCAGTAGCCTACAGCATAAAATTTATTTGTAAATCAGAAGACATGGACTTTGTAGTCCCAAAAATGGAAGGGTTTTGGTGGATTGATGGAGGATTAAAAGCACAACATAAGTTTGCACAAACACCTGCCAATGAATGGAATTGGAAAATAATCATACGAATGCCGGACTTTGTTGAAGGTGATCACTATTATCGGGCAGTTCAGAAGGTAAAGGCTAAGAATCCTGATTTACTTGATAATGACGAAGTGAAGTATGAACTTATCAATGAAGGTAGGTGCGTTCAAGGATTACACATTGGAAGCTTTTATGAAGAAGAACTAACTATTGCTAAAATCATGCAATACATTGAAGAGAACGGATTAGAGGTGGCTGGTTATCATCATGAGATTTATCTTAGCGATCCAAGGCGCACATCAGAAGAAAAACTTAAAACAATTTTAAGATACGCTGTGCAATGA
- a CDS encoding PadR family transcriptional regulator has product MGKETIGEFEEVVMLTVAVLYKEAYGITIKEEMEKHLKRGVNLGAMRIALKRLESKGFLKSEFGEVTAVRGGKRKRYYEVTPQGKKVLEQVMETRKQLWKSIPSVAFDFKFG; this is encoded by the coding sequence ATGGGAAAAGAAACCATCGGAGAATTTGAAGAAGTAGTGATGCTCACTGTCGCTGTGCTTTACAAAGAAGCATACGGTATTACTATCAAAGAAGAAATGGAAAAACACTTGAAACGAGGTGTTAACCTAGGCGCGATGCGCATCGCCCTCAAAAGATTGGAAAGTAAGGGATTTCTGAAATCTGAATTTGGAGAAGTCACGGCTGTTCGTGGAGGAAAACGAAAGCGATACTACGAAGTAACTCCACAAGGAAAAAAGGTACTTGAACAAGTAATGGAAACTAGAAAACAGCTTTGGAAATCGATCCCCTCCGTTGCTTTTGATTTCAAATTTGGATGA
- a CDS encoding ArsC/Spx/MgsR family protein: MKKVYYLSTCTTCKRIMDELGDLISNFDQQDIKTEQMTFEQVDLMKELSGTYESLFSRKAMKYRSMGLGDKNLSEEDYRNLIQGEYTFLKRPVFILDDQIFVGNSKKTIEELRKILES, from the coding sequence ATGAAAAAAGTTTATTATTTATCCACCTGTACCACCTGCAAGCGAATCATGGATGAGCTTGGCGACCTTATCTCGAACTTTGATCAGCAAGATATCAAAACTGAACAGATGACTTTTGAGCAGGTTGATCTAATGAAGGAATTAAGTGGGACTTACGAATCACTTTTTTCTAGAAAGGCTATGAAATATCGGTCGATGGGATTGGGGGATAAAAATTTATCAGAGGAAGATTATCGTAATCTGATTCAAGGAGAATACACATTTCTCAAACGCCCAGTTTTTATTCTCGATGATCAAATATTTGTTGGAAACAGTAAGAAAACGATAGAGGAACTAAGAAAAATTCTGGAGAGCTAA
- a CDS encoding histidinol-phosphate transaminase, with amino-acid sequence MMSINRRQWLQQSLLASTSVLLAGVPIAQGCASERPKDFREKDNLILLNWNENPYGPSESAVKAVSDAMQYANRYPDEVVVELKKKLAKNNELQEENFFLTAGSTEVLSLLGQHVSLQKGEILAPSPTFPTALRFGEQTGATVKRVKLDGDDRIDLDRLLQAISPKTTMVFICNPNNPTGTEVNTADLTNFCKRVPENVLICVDEAYIEYSNAGLEGSMISLVRQLPNLIICRTFSKTYGLAGLRIGFAVSQEQNIQALRARHLGAEISTGWPQLVAARASLDDTEFLNRCINKNNEGKEILYKAYDDWGVRYNPSSTNFVYARDDRFESNLVAKMRDKGILITKWPSMTNHIRVSIGRPEQLRKFIQVAEEFLI; translated from the coding sequence ATGATGAGTATCAACAGACGACAATGGCTTCAACAAAGTTTGCTTGCCTCAACTTCAGTCTTGCTTGCAGGAGTACCTATAGCACAAGGATGCGCGAGTGAGCGACCGAAAGATTTTAGAGAAAAGGACAATCTGATTTTGCTTAACTGGAACGAAAATCCTTACGGACCTTCAGAGTCTGCCGTCAAAGCGGTGAGTGATGCTATGCAGTATGCAAATCGCTATCCGGATGAAGTAGTGGTTGAGTTGAAAAAGAAGTTGGCTAAAAACAATGAACTCCAAGAAGAAAACTTCTTTTTGACAGCTGGATCAACTGAAGTTTTAAGTTTACTCGGGCAGCATGTATCACTGCAGAAAGGAGAAATTCTTGCTCCATCACCAACATTTCCAACTGCTCTTCGATTTGGAGAACAAACTGGGGCCACAGTCAAAAGAGTAAAGCTGGATGGAGATGATCGAATAGATTTAGATAGGCTACTTCAAGCAATATCGCCTAAAACCACGATGGTGTTTATCTGTAATCCTAACAACCCTACAGGAACAGAAGTGAATACGGCTGATCTGACGAATTTTTGTAAAAGAGTACCCGAAAACGTATTGATCTGTGTAGACGAGGCATATATAGAATATTCTAATGCTGGATTGGAGGGGAGTATGATTAGCCTCGTGCGCCAACTACCAAACTTGATTATATGCAGAACTTTTTCCAAGACATATGGGCTGGCGGGATTAAGAATAGGGTTTGCGGTATCTCAAGAGCAAAATATTCAAGCATTAAGAGCAAGGCATTTAGGCGCAGAAATTTCGACGGGATGGCCCCAGCTAGTTGCAGCAAGAGCATCTCTGGACGATACTGAATTTCTAAATAGATGTATTAACAAAAACAATGAAGGAAAGGAAATTCTCTATAAAGCATATGATGATTGGGGAGTGCGCTACAATCCCTCTTCTACAAACTTTGTTTATGCTAGAGATGATCGTTTTGAAAGCAATCTAGTTGCTAAAATGAGAGATAAAGGTATCCTTATTACAAAGTGGCCCAGTATGACGAATCATATTCGAGTAAGTATTGGTAGACCTGAACAATTGAGAAAGTTTATTCAAGTGGCAGAAGAATTTTTGATTTGA
- a CDS encoding amidohydrolase family protein has translation MKHFIPIILLIVSCQAQSPTSDLDSSVTVIRNVNIINIQDGSISEGQNVIVEEGKIGAIDAKSKNFGDAIVIDGTGKYVMPGLAEMHAHIPSPQWGRDNTDETLFLYLSNGVTTIRGMLGHPSHLELRKKSENNEILSPRIFISSPSVNGNSVKTVEEAIEKVTQFKNDGYDFLKIHPGLQKEVFDQIVKTGKEVGIGFSGHVPVDIGVRHAINSGYGSIDHVDGFLEGMVPESENVDPNQNGFFGFNFTDLVDETLMEELINLTRENSVWVVPTQSLFDRWFSPIDPEVLADEPEMKYMPKSTLDQWVSNKKGLISSSEYNPEKWERFNSLRKKLIFSLQKNGHGLLLGSDAPQVFNVPGFSIHHELKGMIDAGVTPLQAIQAGTINPAKFFNMEGEFGEVKAGASADLILLNNNPLKDLSNLKKPAGVMVRGQWIDRAAIDKELEKIAERAKNI, from the coding sequence ATGAAGCACTTTATTCCAATCATCCTCCTCATTGTATCCTGCCAGGCGCAAAGCCCAACTTCCGATCTGGACTCATCTGTTACGGTCATTCGAAATGTCAATATCATAAATATTCAAGATGGGAGTATTTCGGAAGGGCAAAATGTAATTGTGGAAGAAGGAAAGATTGGAGCGATAGATGCAAAATCAAAAAACTTTGGTGATGCAATAGTGATTGATGGAACAGGAAAATATGTAATGCCGGGGCTAGCTGAGATGCATGCACATATTCCTTCTCCACAGTGGGGGAGAGATAATACCGATGAAACTCTTTTTCTATACCTGTCCAATGGGGTAACAACCATCCGAGGTATGTTAGGACATCCATCACATTTAGAATTGAGAAAAAAGTCGGAAAACAATGAAATTTTAAGCCCGCGAATTTTTATTTCTAGTCCTTCAGTTAATGGTAACTCTGTAAAAACAGTGGAAGAGGCGATTGAAAAAGTAACGCAGTTCAAAAATGATGGTTACGATTTTTTGAAGATTCACCCTGGTCTTCAGAAAGAAGTTTTTGATCAGATTGTAAAGACTGGAAAAGAAGTAGGGATAGGATTTTCCGGACATGTACCAGTAGATATCGGAGTAAGACATGCAATCAATAGTGGTTATGGATCTATTGATCATGTAGACGGGTTTTTGGAAGGGATGGTGCCGGAAAGCGAGAATGTTGATCCAAATCAGAATGGATTCTTCGGATTCAATTTTACTGATTTAGTGGATGAGACCTTGATGGAAGAGCTAATTAATTTGACACGGGAAAATAGCGTTTGGGTAGTGCCCACTCAAAGTTTGTTTGACAGATGGTTTTCTCCTATTGACCCAGAGGTACTTGCTGATGAGCCTGAAATGAAATACATGCCAAAATCAACACTTGATCAATGGGTGAGTAATAAAAAGGGATTGATTTCAAGTTCAGAGTATAATCCGGAAAAATGGGAAAGATTTAATAGTCTCAGAAAAAAACTAATTTTTTCGCTGCAAAAAAATGGTCATGGTCTGTTGCTAGGTTCAGATGCTCCACAGGTTTTTAATGTGCCAGGTTTTTCGATTCATCATGAGTTGAAAGGAATGATAGATGCTGGAGTTACACCTCTTCAAGCAATACAGGCAGGAACAATTAATCCAGCAAAATTTTTTAATATGGAAGGCGAATTTGGAGAAGTGAAAGCAGGAGCTAGTGCTGATCTAATTTTATTGAATAATAATCCGCTCAAGGATCTATCCAACCTAAAAAAACCTGCAGGTGTAATGGTTAGAGGCCAATGGATTGATCGTGCAGCTATTGATAAGGAGCTAGAGAAAATTGCTGAAAGAGCTAAGAATATTTAA
- a CDS encoding DUF3667 domain-containing protein — MEKQTCKTCSNKFSGNYCNICGEKVITSEDQKLKYLIGEFINAISFADSKFWRTLKSILLNSGRFSRDFMDGRRKKYMRPIAIFLFANLVYFLFPLFTTFHSSLGNQISTYNFVHSDLASELVHKKVANEQTTFQEYEVVYNSKTKELSKVFLILVVVIIALLQWLFHNPTRFYLSEHLVLSFELVTFMIIVGVQFQGVLMHFLRFIGLGHIISEMLVTSIALVLLLYFLIRSEISFFNFSKLRAILNSTLGIISFAVAIYTYRIFLFFITFWST; from the coding sequence TTGGAGAAACAGACATGCAAAACATGCAGCAATAAATTTTCAGGAAATTACTGCAACATATGTGGAGAAAAAGTAATTACCAGTGAAGATCAAAAGTTAAAGTATTTGATTGGCGAATTCATCAATGCAATATCATTCGCTGATAGCAAATTTTGGAGGACGTTAAAAAGCATATTGCTTAACTCTGGAAGGTTTTCAAGAGATTTCATGGATGGAAGAAGAAAGAAATACATGCGCCCCATTGCTATTTTCTTATTCGCAAACCTGGTTTATTTCTTATTCCCCTTATTCACCACCTTCCATTCAAGCTTGGGAAACCAGATATCAACGTACAATTTTGTTCATAGTGATTTGGCAAGTGAACTTGTTCATAAAAAAGTAGCGAATGAACAAACAACTTTCCAAGAGTATGAAGTTGTATATAACTCAAAGACGAAAGAGTTATCAAAAGTCTTTCTCATACTGGTAGTGGTTATTATAGCATTACTTCAGTGGCTCTTTCATAACCCAACTAGATTCTACCTTTCAGAGCACCTAGTATTGTCATTTGAGCTAGTAACTTTCATGATAATCGTTGGTGTTCAGTTTCAAGGGGTGCTCATGCATTTTCTCCGTTTCATAGGATTGGGGCACATCATATCAGAGATGCTCGTCACTTCTATCGCTTTGGTTTTATTACTCTACTTTTTAATTCGCTCCGAAATTTCTTTCTTTAATTTTTCGAAACTGCGAGCTATATTGAATTCAACACTGGGAATAATAAGTTTTGCTGTTGCAATTTATACTTATAGAATCTTTTTATTTTTCATCACATTTTGGTCTACTTGA
- a CDS encoding carboxypeptidase-like regulatory domain-containing protein produces the protein MFHSAFTLALALISFFSVPDPYSVKGIIRDKESNEPIPFAHVVIDDVINISNIDGEFIISIADLESEDAQIEISYMGYDSYSKSVQDIEGYHTIFLQPSITTLDEVVVRTGPFIMEKVFNRFHINYSMERQHMVGFYKESMSNWKEFYYVAEGIMDIYSPSNIDKLQYPLVRPLRTRKKVFKELDIINDVLGGNASDMAHSSIWRTDSFLSTKNRKDYDYFYSGATSIGSKEVIIVEFEPRKNSKGNTKGKLYIDEESLAIIKIEYFPVIDDWSHWESVSWVEEYEKKNGLYEMISVSFTGTSTNHEFDYNALLVINESKAIDEFPEDIYLLTQHDSFFEEAQDNFSDTFWEGFNFMKLGTKASANLEDTNRN, from the coding sequence ATGTTTCACTCAGCCTTTACACTCGCATTGGCATTGATTTCTTTTTTCTCTGTTCCTGATCCATATTCGGTGAAAGGGATCATCCGCGATAAAGAAAGTAATGAGCCAATTCCTTTTGCACATGTAGTAATCGATGATGTTATCAACATCTCTAACATTGATGGAGAGTTTATTATTTCAATAGCTGATTTGGAATCTGAAGACGCGCAGATTGAAATTTCTTACATGGGCTATGATTCCTATTCTAAATCCGTGCAAGACATAGAAGGATATCATACTATTTTTCTTCAGCCATCAATCACCACATTGGATGAAGTTGTAGTTAGAACAGGGCCATTCATAATGGAAAAAGTATTTAATCGATTTCATATCAATTATTCTATGGAACGCCAGCATATGGTTGGTTTTTATAAGGAATCTATGTCTAACTGGAAAGAATTCTATTATGTGGCTGAAGGGATCATGGATATTTACTCCCCCAGCAATATTGATAAATTACAATACCCGCTAGTGAGGCCTTTGAGGACAAGGAAAAAAGTATTCAAAGAGCTAGATATTATCAACGATGTTCTTGGTGGAAATGCGAGTGATATGGCGCACTCCTCAATATGGCGAACAGATTCCTTTCTAAGTACAAAAAACAGAAAAGACTATGACTACTTCTACTCAGGAGCAACTTCAATTGGTTCCAAAGAAGTGATTATTGTCGAATTTGAACCTAGAAAAAACAGTAAAGGAAATACAAAAGGAAAACTCTATATTGATGAAGAAAGCCTTGCCATTATTAAGATCGAATATTTCCCAGTAATTGATGATTGGTCACATTGGGAATCCGTATCGTGGGTAGAAGAATATGAGAAGAAAAATGGACTATATGAAATGATTAGTGTCTCATTTACTGGCACCAGCACCAATCATGAATTTGATTATAATGCGCTTCTGGTCATCAATGAGTCCAAAGCAATTGATGAATTTCCTGAGGATATCTACCTTCTAACTCAACATGATTCATTCTTTGAAGAGGCACAGGATAATTTCTCAGATACTTTTTGGGAAGGCTTCAATTTCATGAAATTAGGCACTAAAGCTTCTGCCAATTTAGAAGACACAAATCGTAATTAA
- a CDS encoding FtsX-like permease family protein, whose amino-acid sequence MNKIVHIKPPQKLLRFFRWFCDPDLVEDLEGDLIELFEERAGSSISRAKTLFIRDILFMFRPGIIKNFEGHKNLNNYGMLKNYLKSAWRNLMKYKGFSTINILSLSIGMAACMVIFLFIKDERSFDAFHEKKDTIYRLCEVQSFPGTNTQNVALSMPGMGPTMTAEFPEIENFTRFRSFGEQLIEVGDQRIMIENISSADSSFLSIFDFPFISGDRNTALNNPYDAIISKETALKLFNQMDVLGETFTINGDQCKITGVIENVPENSHLQFNILLSIRISTQDNPGFDNQFGSNFLNTYFVLNENADLDAMSKRYPDYLSSHIQRDDDINEFYKLFLQPLPDVHLASTDIEHDYNNHRKFNGTYIDIFILIGIFILIIASLNFMNLTTARASNRAKEVGVRKAIGAVKGQLFNQFIVESILLATLALVFAIFLAFISLPLLNNLIDRQFGIVTLFSNLEIVMVIIGATLLLGVLAGLYPSLYLSSFRPVIVLKGFKSYEKKSYFRSSLIVIQFSLALGMIVSTLVVLQQLNFMKNKDIGFGKDHILLVQMRGEAGEKYEQMKQALLGESNILGVTASGQRLGSNFHQWGFKVRKDTGIVSLTPSNVFVDHDYLDVYDIKLLSGRTFSKDFETDDGNAYIINKAFADELGFENPVGKRAAHAWYPDDSLGTIIGVTENFNFNSLHYKVNTLSMVVHTDWGYSEMSIKINGENITQSIQDVERIYNQFVTDYPIRYEFLDDHMQQLYESDQQMGSVITIIAVLSIFIGCMGLFGLASISIQRRIKEVGIRKVMGASTMELLTILSKNFALMILIAFVLATPLTFLFLSGWLDNFAYRIEINPLIFFVGGLLALVIALATISFHVVRAANANPIKSLKYE is encoded by the coding sequence ATGAATAAAATCGTCCATATAAAACCTCCACAAAAGTTGCTAAGATTCTTTCGCTGGTTTTGCGATCCTGATCTTGTAGAAGACTTAGAGGGAGATCTCATAGAGCTTTTTGAGGAGAGGGCAGGAAGTAGTATATCAAGGGCTAAAACACTTTTTATAAGAGATATACTATTCATGTTCAGACCCGGTATCATTAAAAATTTTGAAGGACACAAAAACTTAAATAATTACGGCATGTTAAAAAATTACCTAAAATCTGCATGGAGAAACCTTATGAAATACAAGGGTTTTTCCACTATCAACATTCTGAGTCTATCTATCGGCATGGCTGCATGTATGGTCATCTTTCTCTTTATCAAAGATGAGCGTTCCTTTGATGCGTTCCATGAAAAGAAGGACACAATCTATAGGCTTTGCGAAGTACAAAGCTTTCCTGGAACTAACACACAAAACGTAGCTCTCAGCATGCCAGGGATGGGGCCAACGATGACGGCCGAGTTTCCTGAAATTGAGAATTTTACCCGCTTTAGAAGCTTTGGTGAGCAATTAATTGAAGTCGGTGATCAAAGAATAATGATTGAAAATATTTCCAGCGCGGATAGTAGTTTTCTGAGCATATTCGATTTTCCCTTTATTTCTGGAGATCGGAATACTGCTCTGAATAACCCATACGATGCGATTATTTCGAAAGAAACTGCTCTGAAGCTATTCAACCAGATGGACGTTTTAGGAGAAACTTTTACAATCAATGGTGATCAATGTAAAATTACAGGAGTGATCGAAAATGTACCTGAAAACTCTCATTTGCAATTCAACATCCTTTTATCTATCAGAATATCCACTCAAGATAATCCTGGGTTTGATAATCAATTTGGAAGCAATTTCTTAAATACTTACTTCGTCCTAAACGAAAACGCTGACTTAGATGCAATGTCAAAGCGCTATCCAGATTATTTATCAAGTCACATTCAGAGGGATGATGATATCAATGAATTCTACAAGCTCTTTCTACAACCATTACCAGATGTTCACCTGGCCTCAACTGATATTGAGCACGACTACAATAATCACCGAAAATTCAATGGTACTTACATTGATATATTTATCCTCATTGGTATTTTCATCTTAATTATAGCCTCGCTTAATTTCATGAATTTGACCACTGCAAGGGCGAGTAATCGAGCAAAAGAAGTGGGTGTAAGAAAAGCCATAGGAGCAGTTAAAGGTCAGCTTTTCAACCAATTTATTGTTGAATCAATATTACTAGCAACTCTGGCACTCGTATTTGCTATTTTTTTAGCATTCATCTCCTTGCCTCTTCTTAATAATCTGATCGATAGACAATTTGGGATTGTTACACTTTTTTCCAATTTAGAGATTGTCATGGTTATTATTGGAGCTACACTTTTACTTGGTGTTCTGGCCGGACTATATCCTTCTCTATACCTTTCTTCTTTCAGGCCGGTAATTGTCTTGAAGGGATTCAAGTCCTATGAGAAAAAGTCCTACTTCAGAAGCTCGCTTATTGTCATCCAATTCAGTTTAGCTCTTGGTATGATTGTGAGCACACTAGTGGTCTTGCAACAACTCAATTTTATGAAAAACAAAGACATTGGATTTGGAAAAGATCATATTCTACTCGTGCAAATGAGAGGTGAAGCAGGAGAAAAGTATGAGCAGATGAAGCAAGCATTGCTGGGAGAATCCAACATTCTTGGGGTAACTGCTTCAGGCCAAAGACTAGGTAGTAATTTCCACCAATGGGGATTCAAGGTTAGAAAAGATACAGGCATTGTTAGTTTGACTCCTTCCAATGTATTTGTAGATCATGACTATTTGGATGTCTACGATATAAAGCTCCTATCAGGTAGAACTTTCTCAAAGGATTTTGAGACAGATGATGGCAATGCGTATATTATAAATAAAGCATTCGCTGATGAGTTAGGCTTTGAAAATCCCGTTGGCAAACGGGCAGCTCACGCCTGGTATCCAGATGATTCATTGGGCACGATCATAGGAGTAACAGAAAATTTTAATTTCAACTCGCTACATTATAAGGTAAATACTTTATCAATGGTCGTTCACACTGACTGGGGGTATAGTGAGATGTCTATTAAAATAAATGGGGAAAATATTACTCAATCTATTCAAGATGTAGAAAGAATTTACAATCAGTTTGTTACTGACTACCCAATAAGGTATGAGTTTCTGGATGACCATATGCAGCAACTCTACGAGTCTGATCAACAGATGGGATCTGTCATTACAATTATTGCTGTCCTCTCCATTTTTATTGGCTGTATGGGACTTTTTGGATTGGCTTCTATCTCTATTCAAAGAAGGATAAAGGAAGTAGGCATTCGAAAGGTAATGGGAGCTTCAACTATGGAGTTGCTTACCATTTTGTCAAAAAATTTCGCATTGATGATTTTGATAGCTTTTGTTTTAGCAACACCTCTCACTTTCTTATTTCTCTCAGGGTGGTTAGATAATTTCGCCTATCGTATAGAAATAAATCCACTCATTTTCTTCGTAGGAGGTTTGCTTGCATTAGTAATTGCTTTAGCAACGATCAGTTTCCATGTAGTAAGAGCAGCAAATGCAAATCCAATTAAATCATTGAAGTATGAATAG
- a CDS encoding MarR family transcriptional regulator, whose product MKFDKMGTSPGYLIESLSRNMRRFSADILKKNDVGLTLEQFAVLMVLSDHGPKHQAEIAEIMSKDNPTLTRILDLLEKKELLNRETSPDDRRKFLLVLTKKGKAKIDATHPLVIEIRNTLFGGFTSDQLDQLLEIKALIEANISAANKS is encoded by the coding sequence ATGAAATTTGACAAAATGGGCACTAGCCCCGGATATTTGATTGAATCGCTGAGTAGAAATATGCGCAGGTTTTCTGCTGATATTTTAAAGAAAAACGATGTAGGACTAACCTTGGAGCAATTTGCTGTACTGATGGTGCTCAGTGATCATGGACCAAAGCATCAAGCTGAGATAGCAGAGATTATGTCAAAAGACAATCCCACGCTCACGCGCATTTTGGACTTACTTGAAAAAAAAGAACTGCTAAATCGTGAAACCTCTCCTGATGACAGAAGGAAGTTTTTGCTTGTGCTTACAAAAAAAGGAAAAGCTAAAATAGATGCTACTCATCCTCTGGTAATCGAAATTAGAAATACTCTGTTTGGTGGTTTTACTTCTGATCAGCTTGATCAACTACTGGAGATAAAAGCCCTAATAGAAGCCAACATTTCTGCTGCAAATAAATCTTAA